From the Bacillus solimangrovi genome, the window AAGCTGTTGCCTTCACACCTTTTTCTAACAACATATTTGAGAAAACGACTGAAGAAATTGTTTCTCCACATGATAATAGTAAGTCTTGTTCCCGTCTACTAAGATGAGATGGCTCCACGAGACTTAATAAAGTATCGGTAGCATAAGGTGCACCTTTCCGTCCCATTGCAGATACAACCGTTACAACTTTATACCCATCATTAATTGCCCGCTCAATATGCTCACATGCTCGGTGTCTACTTTCTTCATCTTTGACTGATGTTCCGCCAAATTTTTGTACGATAATCTTCATCATGACACCTCTTCAATGTAGATGATTATTTTAAAATATTTAATGCAATAAGGCGTTCAGCAATTTGAACTGAGTTCCAAGCTGCACCCTTTAAAAGATTATCCGATACTACCCACATATGGAATGCATTATCTTTATCTAAGTCTTTACGAATACGACCGACAAACACTTCCTTCTTACCAGCTGACGATAAAGGTGTAGGATATACTTGCTCATTTGGATTATCTTCAAGAACAATTCCAGGTGCATTTTTTAACATATCTTTAATATCTTGTGCTGATTTTCCATTCGTGTCCAATTCAACATAAACAGATTCAGCATGACCAATTTCAATTGGAAGTCGAACACAAGTTGCCGCTACTTCAAGTTCTGGTAGATGCATAATTTTCTTCGTCTCATTAATCATTTTCATTTCTTCAAATGTAAACCCGTTATCTTGGAACAGGTCAATTTGAGGAAGAGCATTAAATGCAATTGGATAGTGCTTCTTATCCGACTTAACAGGAAGTACCTCTGGTGTATATTCTTCCTCATTTAACATTGCTTGTGATTGATCTCTCAATTCATTAATTGCTACAGCTCCAGCACCTGAAACGGCTTGATATGTCGATACAATTACTTTGTTCAAACCTAGTTCTTTACGAAGTGGTTCAAGAGCCGCTACCATTTGAATTGTAGAGCAATTTGGATTTGCAATAATTCCATTATGTTCAAAAAGGTCCGCTTCATTCACTTCTGGAACTACGAGCGGTACCTCAGGATCCATGCGAAATGCACTCGTATTATCAATAACAATTGCCCCACGTTTTACTGCTTCTGGAGCTAATTGCTTTGAAACCGATCCTCCTGCTGAAAATAACGCCAAATCTACACCTTCAAAACTTTCAGGGCTTGCTTCTTGTACTTCAACTACTTCACCTTTGAACGTGAGTTTTTTTCCAGCTGAGCGAGCTGATGATAATAAGCTCAATTTTGAAATTGGGAAATCCCTTTCTTCTAACATGTTTAACATTTGTTGTCCTACTGCTCCTGTTGCACCAACAACAGCAACATGAAATGTTTTTGATTGCATATGTTAAATTTCTCCTTCTCTTTAGCAAGTAATTTTATGTCGAGGGAAAGAGTTTAATATCTTCCCCTCTTTCATAGTTAACGTATATTTTATCACATTCATTTCTGAAAGAAAGGGAAGAATAAGAAATATTGTTCTCTTTACAAAAAACCTTTGAATTTCCTCTATCCACGGTATCTTTCGATTAGCAATGGTTGGAATTGTCTTCCTTCAATTGCAGCTTCAACAGTAGGCATCAATAAATCCATCTGTGCCACAATTGAGTTTGGTTTTTTCTCTGGGTCATCTTGACCAAATGGTATGAAATATATATTTTTCGTTGATAAAAGTCTCATTAAATTTTGTCCATTTAACCCTAGTGCGTCATTGGTCGAAACTCCTAAAACAACAGGGTTCAAGTTTCGTAATGTCGCTTTTGCTGCCATTAATACTGGGGAATCAGTTAATGCATTTGCGAGCTTACTCATTGAATTTCCCGTTAAAGGAGCGATAACCATACAATCTAGCGGTAACTTAGGTCCAAGTGGTTCCGCACTAACGATAGAATCAATCGCTTTATTACAAGTGATCTCTTCGATCTTTTTAATCCAATCTTCCCCAGCTCCGAATCTAGTTGTTGTCGTCTTTACTGTATTAGAGATAACTGGGATGACATCTACACCATCATCTACTAATTTTTGAATTTGAGGTACTACCGCGCTGTATGTGCAATGAGAACCTGTTAAACCAAACCCAATTCGTTTACTCTCTAATGTCATCGTTAATTCCCCTTTCGCTCTAGTTTCAGTTCTTGAAGTAATGAGGAAATAACATTTGCTACAATCTTACCAGCTGTTTTTGGAGCTACTATACCTGGCAATCCTGGTGCAAGCAATGCTTTAATACCTCTTTTTTCAGCATAACGAAAATCAGTTCCACCTGGCTTTGAAGCGAGATCAATAATTAAACCATGTGTAGGCATCTTTGAAATAACTGAGGCTGTTACGATGCGTGCTGGAATCGTATTTAAGATCGTGTCTGCATCAGACGCATATGTTTCAAGATCATCTAAATGAAAAGGTATCAATCCCATTTCGCTAATACGAGCCAAATGTTCAGATCTCCTCGCTCCAACGTATACATTTGCTCCTAACGCATGAAAAGCACGAGCAGTTGACATACCTACACGCCCTAATCCTAGTACAAGAGTCTTAGAGTTATGAATTGTGAAATCAGTATGCTGTATAACCATCATAATTGCACCTTCAACAGTTGGAATAGAATTATAGATCGCCACATCATCTCGCTCAAATAACTGCACTAAATTGCGTTCAGAAGTAATTGTATCTAGATAGACATTACTAATCCCCGAAAAAACTACACAATGCGGTGGTGTCAGCTTTATAAGCTCCTCCGTTAACATAATTTCTTCATTAGAAAATACCGTATCTACTTTTCCTTCATGATTTGTACCAGGAACAGGTAAAATGATACTATCAACTTTTGTAAAATCGATTTCTGACAACTCTTTTTTCACAGCGCCGGTAAAGCCGTGATCCAATTGTTCAAATCCTATAAGATAGATAGACGCATCTAGTTCTGTTAACTTCTTAATTACTTCTAACTGACGAGCATCTCCGCCAATAACGACGATCTGCATACCAGTTAACATCACGCTGTTCACCTTCTTTAACAATAAAGTTTCCTATCGAACCTAACACATCTTATGTCACTTATAGCTAAATGGTGAAAGGAATTAAAGTCCTAATGATTTAAGAAATTGTCTATGTATTGGCTTTTCATTTTTAGAGTTAATGTTATACACTCATCGAAGTTTTATTATGTATATCGACTCAATATAAAAACACCCTCAAATGAGAGTGTTTATTCCTTATCTTCAAAATCAATAATAATCATATCCGTACCTATTTTTTTTATATTTTCCCACTGAATTGTTACTTCTTCACCTTGCTTACGAAATCCGAACCATTTCATAGAAGGAATTAAAACTGAACGTATCATACCCGTATTTTCATCAATTTCAAAGTCTGCATGTCCGAGTACTCCTAGTCGTTCCCCCCTCTTCAAATCAACAATTTCTTTTCCACTCATTTCACTTAACCGCATTACCCTCCACTCCTTTAACCTAAATTGTTTTATTTACAACTCCTGTATTGAATCTTTGTACCATTAGTACAGGTATACGATAAAAAATAAAAAAAATACCTGCAAACGCTATCGCCTGCAAGTATTTTCAATCCTTATGTTAGTTTTGTCGGCAAATGTCCATCTGGACTAATCAACGCTGCTGAATAATTAGCAGAGAAAATTTGTTGTGCCATATTATACACACTTTCTTGCTTGACCGCAGAAATAGATTCTAAAATTTCATCTAATGTTCGGTGTCGCTTTAGCATAAGCTCATTTTTACCGTTACGACTCATACGACTATTTGTACTTTCTAAACTGAGCATTAATCCACCTTTCATCTGTTCTTTGCTATTATGTAATTCTTTCTCCGTAATTCCTTCATTCTTCAAACGCTCTAACGTTTGCTCAATGGTTTCATATAAAACATTAAGTTGATTACTAGCAGTACCTGCGTAAACCGTAAGTAAACCACTATCATGGTGTGAGGAATGGTATGAAAAGACTGAATAAGCCAAACCTCTCTCTTCACGAACGTCTTGGAATAGACGACTACTCATACTTCCACCAAGAATATTATTTAATACAATTAAGCTATATATATCTTGATGACCAATTTGCAAACCTTTAAACCCTAAGCATAAATGAGCCTGTTCAGTATCTTTCTTTTTCGTAACCTTCTCATTAAAGAACGCTGGTGATTCATATGTAGGTTTTGTTCCGGTTGTTTTATACGATCCAAAATATGATTCGACTTCTTTCATGAAATCCTCGCTAACATTTCCTGCAATCGAAACAACAACATTATCCGGTGTATACGCTTGATCGATATATTCACGAAGCATATGACTATTAAAGTTGCTCAACGTCTCTTCTGTACCAAGGATTGGATAGCCCAAAGCATGTTCTCCGTAACTTGCTCTACTTAATAAATCATGAACAATATCATCTGGAGTATCTTCATACATTTTAATTTCTTCTAATACAACGTTCTTTTCTTTTTTTAGCTCTTCTTCATCAAATGTTGAATTAAAGAACATATCAGCTAACACATCAAGTGCGAAACTTGCGTGATCATCCAATACTTTCGCATAAAAACACGTATACTCCTTTGATGTAAACGCATTAACTTGTCCACCGATACTATCAAAGCTCTCAGCTATCTCTTTTGATGAACGTGTTTTTGTCCCTTTAAAAAACATATGTTCTAAGAAATGTGAAATTCCGTTATTTTCTATTGTTTCATTTCTTGATCCCGTACCTACCCAAATTCCGATTGCTACTGAGCGAACAGTTGGAATATTTTCTAGTACGATACGAAGTCCATTTTGACATGTATACTTTTTAATCAATTGATTTCCTCCTAAGGTGCCATATAAGATCGCTTTTTCCCCATCTTTTATCATATCAATCCACACATCAATTGTCATGCCAAATGCTGATAAATTTACCATCATTTTCACTTTAATCACATGCATATTGATGATAGATTCCGTCTTTAAAATATAAAAAGCTAATAAGTTTTTTAACGTTATTTCAAAAACGTAATTAATAGAAATGATAATCGATACTTTGAAAACCACAGCAACATTTATCTGTCACTGTGGATCATTTCAATTCTTTGTTCACTTAATAATGTAGACACTTTTCCAAGTTTATATTCTTTTTTTTCAACCGCTTTAATCATTCCTTCAAGACCTTTAACAGTTGCCTCAGTTGGATGCATTAATACCATTGCACCTGGATGAAGCTTTGATCGAACACGCTCAACCATGTCTGATGGATTTGGATTTCTCCAATCGACCGTATCCACACTCCACAGAACTGTTTTCATCCCTAATTGTGATGCAGCTTCGATAGTTTGTTGATTATAGCTACCACTAGGCGGACCGAACCATTTCGGTTTAATGTCAAGAGTGGCTTGAATGACATCATTTGTTTTCTGAATTTCTTCTATAGCCAATTGCCTTGACAACTTACCCATATCAGGGTGAGAGAATGAATGATTACCAATTTCATGACCTGCCTCAAAAATCATCTCAGCTAGCTCTGAATTATTCTTGACCCAACGACCTTCAAGGAAAAATGTAGCTTGAACATGATTTTCTTTTAATATCTTAAGTATTTCAGGTATATGTTCATTTCCCCAAGCAACATTTACGATGAAACTGACCATCGGTTTTTTATCATTTCCACGATAAATTGGAGAAGCTGGCAAATCATTTAATAGTATTTTTGGCTTTATCGGTTGCATGACGAGTACTTCTTCTTCAAACTTACCCTTTTTTTTCATAATATCATAAGATTTCTCAATATTTACCTTCACACCATCATATCCTGGAATCGCCTTCCAAACTGGATCAATGACAGCATCAATCGGTTTCTCTTCATACCCTTTAGCTTTTTCTACAATCTCTTGATATAAACTATCATTGCTTACAAATGTAGGTGCACTATTTTTTAACTGGACGAGATATCGAGATGAATACGGATTATCTGTAATCCCCCATGTTAATAAGATCAATACTACAAACCCAATGAAATGTATGAGTTGCTTCTTCAATAATCATCCCTCCTACGCTCCATACACCTTATGAAGGAGAAGGACAACTTATGATTAATGAATGTAAAAACCAAAAAGTGTCTGTAAAATTATAGATTAACTAGAGTGTACGATCGATGATGATACAAACAAAAAAAGCTGAAAAGTTTCAGCTTTTTTTGTTTACTTCTTTTCTTGTTGTTCTTTTCGTTCACGTTCTTCACGCAAAATTACTTTACGCGATAAATTAACGCGACCTTGATTATCAACTTCTTTTACTCTCACAAGAATTTCATCACCTATAGATAATGCATCCTCTACTTTAGCAATACGTTCTTCAGCAATTTCTGAAATATGAACTAAGCCATCTTTGCCTTTGAAAATTTCTACAAAAGCACCGAATTTTTCAATTCGTTTCACCTTACCTAAGTATGTTTGGCCTACTTCAACCTCACGAACAAGGTCCTCAATAATTTTCTTTGCATTAGCGTTCATGCTTGAATCAGTCGATGAAATGAAGATTGTTCCATCTTGCTCAATATCGATTTTCACGCCAGTTTCTTCAATAATTTTATTGATTTGTTTTCCACTTGGTCCAATAACATCACGAATCTTATCCGGATTAATAGCCATTGTAAGAATCTTAGGTGCGAATTCACTCAATTCTTCTCGTGGTGTATTAATCGTTTGAATCATATGATCGAGAATTTGCATACGACCTTTTTTAGCTTGAGCAAGTGCTTCCTCAAGAATTTCACGAGATAAGCCCTCAATTTTAATATCCATTTGTAGTGCTGTTACACCAGCTGCTGTACCAGCAACTTTAAAGTCCATATCACCTAAGAAATCTTCCATGCCTTGAATGTCTGTTAATACCGAATAATCATCACCAGACTTCACAAGACCCATTGCAATTCCTGCAACTGGTGCTTTGATTGGTACACCTGCATCCATCATTGCTAATGTACTCGCACAAATACTCGCTTGTGAAGTAGAACCATTCGACTCAAGGACTTCTGAAACAAGGCGAATTGTATAAGGAAAATCTTTCTCAGACGGGATAACTTTTTCAAGTGCACGCTCCCCTAGAGCACCATGACCAATTTCTCGACGACCTGGTCCACGAATCGGTCCTGTTTCTCCGACACTAAACTGAGGGAAATTGTAATGGTGCATAAATCGTTTCGATTCTTCAACACCTAAACCATCTAAGATCTGTACATCACCAAGCGCCCCTAATGTACAAATACTTAGCGCTTGTGTTTGTCCACGAGTAAAAAGACCTGAACCATGTGTACGAGGGAACTTACTAACTTCAGACGAAAGTGGACGAATTTCATCAATTCCACGACCATCTGGACGCACTTTTTCTTTCGTAATCAGACGGCGTACTTCTTCTTTAACCATTTTACTTAGAATGTCTTTAACTTGCTTTAAGACATCATTTTCAACTTCGATTGCTTCATATTCTTCAACTACTCGCTTTTTCACTTCGTTAATAGCATCTTCACGTGCATGTTTTTCTTTAACTTGAATTGCTTCAAGAAGTTCTTTCTCACATTTCTCACGCACTTCTGCTTCTAACTCTTTGTCGAGTTCATACAATTGCACTTCCATCTTCACTGTACCAATTTCTGAAGCAATTTTTTCTTGGAAGATAATAAGTTCTTTAATTGCTTCATGACCAAACATGATTGCTTCTAACATCGTTTCCTCTGGTACTTCATTTGCACCAGCTTCAACCATGTTCACAGCATCCTTCGTTCCTGCCACAGTTAAATGAATATCACTTTGCTCCAGCTGTTCAACTGATGGATTAATAACAAATTCACCATCAATACGTCCTACAATGACTCCAGCAATCGGACCTGCGAACGGAATATCCGAAACAGATAATGCAAGTGATGAGCCAAACATTGCTGCCATCTCACTTGAACAATCTTGGTCCACACTCATAACAATACTGATGACTTGAACTTCATTACGGAAACCATCTGCGAATAATGGTCGAATTGGGCGATCAATTAAACGACTAGCCAGAATCGCTTTTTCACTTGGACGACCTTCACGCTTAATAAACCCGCCAGGAATTTTACCGACAGCATAAAGACGCTCTTCATAATTAACTGTCAGAGGAAAGAAACTTAAATCTTTTGGTTCTTTTGAAGCAGTTGCAGTACTTAATACGGCTGTGTCACCATAACGTACAAGACATGCTCCGTTTGCTTGTTGAGCAAGTTGGCCAATTTCAACCGATAACTCTCTTCCTGCCCATTCCATCGAAAATACGCGTTTTTCATGTTCCATTTGTAGCGTACCCCTCTCATTTATGTATCACAT encodes:
- a CDS encoding polysaccharide deacetylase family protein, which translates into the protein MKKQLIHFIGFVVLILLTWGITDNPYSSRYLVQLKNSAPTFVSNDSLYQEIVEKAKGYEEKPIDAVIDPVWKAIPGYDGVKVNIEKSYDIMKKKGKFEEEVLVMQPIKPKILLNDLPASPIYRGNDKKPMVSFIVNVAWGNEHIPEILKILKENHVQATFFLEGRWVKNNSELAEMIFEAGHEIGNHSFSHPDMGKLSRQLAIEEIQKTNDVIQATLDIKPKWFGPPSGSYNQQTIEAASQLGMKTVLWSVDTVDWRNPNPSDMVERVRSKLHPGAMVLMHPTEATVKGLEGMIKAVEKKEYKLGKVSTLLSEQRIEMIHSDR
- a CDS encoding M16 family metallopeptidase; translation: MIKKYTCQNGLRIVLENIPTVRSVAIGIWVGTGSRNETIENNGISHFLEHMFFKGTKTRSSKEIAESFDSIGGQVNAFTSKEYTCFYAKVLDDHASFALDVLADMFFNSTFDEEELKKEKNVVLEEIKMYEDTPDDIVHDLLSRASYGEHALGYPILGTEETLSNFNSHMLREYIDQAYTPDNVVVSIAGNVSEDFMKEVESYFGSYKTTGTKPTYESPAFFNEKVTKKKDTEQAHLCLGFKGLQIGHQDIYSLIVLNNILGGSMSSRLFQDVREERGLAYSVFSYHSSHHDSGLLTVYAGTASNQLNVLYETIEQTLERLKNEGITEKELHNSKEQMKGGLMLSLESTNSRMSRNGKNELMLKRHRTLDEILESISAVKQESVYNMAQQIFSANYSAALISPDGHLPTKLT
- the asd gene encoding aspartate-semialdehyde dehydrogenase, which translates into the protein MQSKTFHVAVVGATGAVGQQMLNMLEERDFPISKLSLLSSARSAGKKLTFKGEVVEVQEASPESFEGVDLALFSAGGSVSKQLAPEAVKRGAIVIDNTSAFRMDPEVPLVVPEVNEADLFEHNGIIANPNCSTIQMVAALEPLRKELGLNKVIVSTYQAVSGAGAVAINELRDQSQAMLNEEEYTPEVLPVKSDKKHYPIAFNALPQIDLFQDNGFTFEEMKMINETKKIMHLPELEVAATCVRLPIEIGHAESVYVELDTNGKSAQDIKDMLKNAPGIVLEDNPNEQVYPTPLSSAGKKEVFVGRIRKDLDKDNAFHMWVVSDNLLKGAAWNSVQIAERLIALNILK
- a CDS encoding YlmC/YmxH family sporulation protein; the protein is MRLSEMSGKEIVDLKRGERLGVLGHADFEIDENTGMIRSVLIPSMKWFGFRKQGEEVTIQWENIKKIGTDMIIIDFEDKE
- the pnp gene encoding polyribonucleotide nucleotidyltransferase, giving the protein MEHEKRVFSMEWAGRELSVEIGQLAQQANGACLVRYGDTAVLSTATASKEPKDLSFFPLTVNYEERLYAVGKIPGGFIKREGRPSEKAILASRLIDRPIRPLFADGFRNEVQVISIVMSVDQDCSSEMAAMFGSSLALSVSDIPFAGPIAGVIVGRIDGEFVINPSVEQLEQSDIHLTVAGTKDAVNMVEAGANEVPEETMLEAIMFGHEAIKELIIFQEKIASEIGTVKMEVQLYELDKELEAEVREKCEKELLEAIQVKEKHAREDAINEVKKRVVEEYEAIEVENDVLKQVKDILSKMVKEEVRRLITKEKVRPDGRGIDEIRPLSSEVSKFPRTHGSGLFTRGQTQALSICTLGALGDVQILDGLGVEESKRFMHHYNFPQFSVGETGPIRGPGRREIGHGALGERALEKVIPSEKDFPYTIRLVSEVLESNGSTSQASICASTLAMMDAGVPIKAPVAGIAMGLVKSGDDYSVLTDIQGMEDFLGDMDFKVAGTAAGVTALQMDIKIEGLSREILEEALAQAKKGRMQILDHMIQTINTPREELSEFAPKILTMAINPDKIRDVIGPSGKQINKIIEETGVKIDIEQDGTIFISSTDSSMNANAKKIIEDLVREVEVGQTYLGKVKRIEKFGAFVEIFKGKDGLVHISEIAEERIAKVEDALSIGDEILVRVKEVDNQGRVNLSRKVILREERERKEQQEKK
- the dpaA gene encoding dipicolinic acid synthetase subunit A, producing MLTGMQIVVIGGDARQLEVIKKLTELDASIYLIGFEQLDHGFTGAVKKELSEIDFTKVDSIILPVPGTNHEGKVDTVFSNEEIMLTEELIKLTPPHCVVFSGISNVYLDTITSERNLVQLFERDDVAIYNSIPTVEGAIMMVIQHTDFTIHNSKTLVLGLGRVGMSTARAFHALGANVYVGARRSEHLARISEMGLIPFHLDDLETYASDADTILNTIPARIVTASVISKMPTHGLIIDLASKPGGTDFRYAEKRGIKALLAPGLPGIVAPKTAGKIVANVISSLLQELKLERKGN
- the dpaB gene encoding dipicolinate synthase subunit B, which produces MTLESKRIGFGLTGSHCTYSAVVPQIQKLVDDGVDVIPVISNTVKTTTTRFGAGEDWIKKIEEITCNKAIDSIVSAEPLGPKLPLDCMVIAPLTGNSMSKLANALTDSPVLMAAKATLRNLNPVVLGVSTNDALGLNGQNLMRLLSTKNIYFIPFGQDDPEKKPNSIVAQMDLLMPTVEAAIEGRQFQPLLIERYRG